A part of Nerophis lumbriciformis linkage group LG25, RoL_Nlum_v2.1, whole genome shotgun sequence genomic DNA contains:
- the ubl5 gene encoding ubiquitin-like protein 5, with product MIEVVCNDRLGKKVRVKCNSEDTIGDLKKLIAAQTGTRYDKIVLKKWYTIFKDHVSLGDYEIHDGMNLELYYQ from the exons ATGATCGAGGTGGTGTGCAACGATCGCCTGGGCAAGAAAGTCCGGGTAAAGTGCAA CTCTGAGGACACAATTGGAGACTTGAAGAAGCTCATTGCAGCCCAGACAGGAACACGATATGACAAAATTGTCTTGAAGAAATG GTACACTATTTTCAAGGACCACGTCTCACTGGGTGACT ACGAGATCCACGATGGGATGAATCTGGAGTTGTACTACCAGTGA